The following proteins are encoded in a genomic region of Thunnus maccoyii chromosome 8, fThuMac1.1, whole genome shotgun sequence:
- the LOC121902232 gene encoding protocadherin gamma-A2-like has protein sequence MAFKEHHQNRGVRWRRGVYLFIFLNIFLNQAEAQIRYSIPEEMKKGSLVGNVAQDLGLDLKRLRSGRARIVTGENIHYTELKTDKGTLVVNERIDREQLCGDVTPCSFTFEILLENPMELHPVTIEVLDVNDNAPTFQNSHLEFEISESAALSSRFVLESADDADVGENGLQNYILTPNDNFVLKQHVNPDGSKYAEMMLQKPLDREEQPRLSLKLLAVDGGNPQRSGTVNIDVNILDANDNAPVFNQSVYKAIVIENAPKGTHVVTVNASDIDSGSYGQVTYFFSKAKAGIADLFDIDETTGRIYVSREIDFEKDKKIEFRVEAKDQGGLTDSSKVEIEVIDVNDNAPVINVMSFTSPVSEDSPAGTTIGIINVKDLDSGENGQVRCTIEGSVPFRIKSNVRNYYALMTDAALDRENLSECNITVIASDAGSPPLLSKKTFYLKVSDVNDNAPVFPRGLYSAFIPENNSPGVSILSVNAKDPDENQNARVSYILEECEIGGSPVSEYVSVNAESGVIHAVRSYDYEQIKELVFIVKAQDGGSPPLSSNVTVKIMIQDQNDNPPQVLYPVQTGGSLVAELVPRSADVGYLVTKVVAVDVDSGQNAWLSYKLQKATDRALFEVGLQNGEIRTIRQVTDKDAVKQRLTVIVEDNGQPSRSATVIVNVAVADSFPEVLSEFTDFTHDKEYNDNLTFYLVLALAVVSFLFITCLVVIISVKIYRWRQSRILYHSNLPVIPYYPPRYSDTLGTGTLQHVYNYEVCRTTDSRKSDCKFGRAGSQNVLIMDPSSTGTMQRIQNEKSILDEPDSPLEVS, from the coding sequence ATGGCATttaaagaacatcatcaaaacaGAGGAGTACGATGGCGGCGAGGAGTGTAcctatttatttttctaaatatttttcttaatcaAGCGGAGGCACAGATCCGGTATTCAATCccagaggagatgaagaaaggGTCTCTTGTTGGTAACGTCGCACAAGATCTTGGTTTGGATTTGAAAAGGCTCCGTTCTGGTCGGGCCCGTATCGTGACCGGAGAGAACATCCATTACACCGAGCTGAAGACAGACAAAGGGACTTTGGTCGTGAATGAGAGAATAGACCGAGAGCAGCTTTGTGGAGACGTAACGCCGTGCAGCTTTACCTTTGAGATTTTATTGGAAAACCCAATGGAGTTGCACCCTGTGACCATAGAAGTATTGGACGTAAACGACAACGCTCCCACTTTCCAAAACAGTCACTTGGAATTTGAAATAAGCGAATCAGCTGCGCTTAGTTCCCGTTTTGTCTTAGAGAGTGCGGATGATGCCGATGTAGGGGAAAACGGTCTGCAGAACTACATTTTAACGCCAAATGAcaattttgttttgaaacaacaTGTCAATCCAGACGGCAGTAAATATGCTGAAATGATGCTTCAGAAACCCTTAGACCGAGAAGAACAGCCACGCCTGTCTCTAAAGCTGTTGGCTGTGGACGGCGGAAATCCACAGAGATCCGGTACAGTAAATATAGATGTCAACATTCTAGATGCGAATGATAATGCTCCTGTCTTTAATCAATCAGTATATAAGGCTATAGTGATTGAAAATGCGCCAAAAGGCACTCACGTTGTCACTGTGAATGCCAGCGACATAGATAGCGGTTCATACGGACaagttacatattttttttcaaaagcaaaagcaGGAATAGCTGATTTGTTCGATATAGATGAGACTACTGGGAGAATATATGTGTCGAGAGAAATAGattttgaaaaagacaaaaaaattgaGTTCAGGGTTGAAGCTAAAGATCAAGGCGGACTGACAGATTCTAGCAAAGTTGAAATTGAGGTCATTGATGTAAATGATAATGCTCCGGTCATTAACGTTATGTCATTCACGAGTCCTGTGTCAGAAGACTCCCCTGCTGGCACCACTATCGGCATAATTAATGTTAAAGACCTTGATTCGGGTGAAAACGGACAAGTACGGTGCACGATCGAAGGCAGTGTTCCTTTTAGAATTAAATCCAATGTAAGAAATTATTATGCATTGATGACTGATGCTGCATTAGATCGTGAAAATCTGTCTGAATGTAACATCACTGTTATTGCCTCAGACGCAGGATCACCTCCCCTCTTAAGTAAAAAAACCTTTTATCTGAAGGTCTCGGATGTAAATGATAATGCTCCAGTGTTTCCAAGAGGCCTTTACAGTGCGTTCATCCCAGAGAACAACTCTCCGGGTGTCTCTATACTAAGTGTTAATGCTAAAGACCCCGATGAAAATCAGAATGCCCGTGTCTCCTATATTTTGGAAGAGTGTGAGATCGGCGGATCTCCAGTCTCTGAATATGTTTCTGTTAATGCGGAAAGTGGAGTCATTCATGCAGTTCGCTCATACGATTATGAGCAGATCAAAGAACTGGTGTTCATCGTCAAAGCGCAGGATGGAGGTTCCCCTCCACTCAGTAGCAATGTGACTGTGAAAATAATGATCCAGGACCAGAACGACAACCCTCCTCAGGTTCTGTACCCAGTTCAGACTGGTGGCTCTCTGGTGGCTGAATTGGTGCCTCGTTCAGCAGATGTGGGCTATCTGGTCACTAAAGTGGTGGCTGTTGATGTGGACTCTGGACAGAATGCCTGGCTCTCCTATAAACTGCagaaagccacagacagggcgCTGTTTGAAGTGGGCTTACAGAATGGAGAAATAAGAACTATCCGCCAGGTGACTGATAAAGATGctgtgaaacaaagactgactgtTATAGTGGAGGACAACGGGCAGCCCTCTCGTTCAGCTACGGTCATTGTTAACGTGGCGGTGGCGGACAGCTTCCCTGAAGTGCTGTCAGAGTTCACTGACTTTACACACGACAAGGAGTACAATGACAACCTGACTTTTTACTTAGTGTTGGCTCTGGCTGtagtttccttcctcttcatcacgtGTTTAGTGGTTATTATATCAGTGAAAATCtacagatggagacagtctCGCATCCTGTATCACTCCAATCTCCCTGTGATTCCATATTATCCACCACGTTACTCAGACACTTTGGGGACAGGGACTCTCCAACACGTGTACAATTACGAGGTGTGCAGGACGACTGACTCCAGAAAGAGTGACTGTAAGTTCGGCCGAGCTGGTAGTCAGAACGTGCTGATAATGGACCCCAGTTCTACAGGGACGATGCAGCGGATACAGAATGAAAAGAGCATCCTGGATGAACCAGACTCTCCTCTAGAGGTGAGCTAA
- the LOC121902135 gene encoding protocadherin gamma-A10 translates to MKDLEMISTVYLCLKACLVMEQRINLKRWLHFLLFSLFFDISFGEVRYVLPEEMQLRSVIGNVARDLGLEVRELDARRARVVAEGTSQLCELDTASGNLLISQRIDREELCAQASVCIIQYQLLLEDPLQAYSLVLDIEDINDNSPVFAAREINLDLVESTVLGRRFPLESAHDPDLGTNSVREYKLSPNDHFALEMSTQINGNAYPELVLKKALDREAQAEHVLKINGIDGGNPVRSGTASIHIRVLDANDNVPVFSQRVYKASVPENSAIGTVIATLNATDLDEGVYGEITYSFSHLSDKMGGVVEMNPLSGEVRVAGVIDYEEASKHELDVQAKDGGGQASHCKLIIDVIDVNDNKPVIEVKSASANVAEDCRPGTMVALINIYDLDTGNSGRVTCTISDHVPFKFVSEVKNYYMLVTDGILDRELQPEYNITVTATDGGSPSLSSVKVLTIVVNDINDNPPTFTQNEFNANILENQPVGTFVMKVKAEDVDDASNAKLLYYISKDTNSEVSSFLTINSETGELFTSRLFDYEQSVHFQIKVTARDGGDPPLSTTCTVNVFIKDQNDNAPVILYPVQTTGFIAEDMVPLEAPRGYLVTKVVAVDADSGHNAWLSYRIIKATRHDLFIVGLHTGEIRTVRPFMEDDEPKQSVVVLVTDNGPESLSATATVSVVIGDGLPVLHELFEFADESQASDNLTLYLIVALLTVSSLFILLISGVFYFKLCRRGYVYRSTTDSLPVFPTTYCPSTLTDFSRCGTLLKDERYDSFLTTGSWRGDFRFGTNTDTDTLKKRSAAYQKNTLRRTSTDRSSLKVRAGPPHPCYVVT, encoded by the coding sequence ATGAAGGATTTAGAAATGATTTCGACAGTATATCTGTGTCTGAAAGCATGTTTAGTAATGGAGCAGCGAATAAACTTAAAACGGTGGctgcattttttattgtttagcctgttttttgacatttcgtTTGGAGAAGTCCGTTACGTCCTTCCAGAGGAGATGCAGCTGAGGTCGGTTATTGGGAATGTCGCGCGGGATCTGGGGCTGGAAGTGAGGGAGCTTGATGCTCGTCGCGCCCGGGTTGTTGCAGAAGGAACCAGCCAGCTGTGTGAACTGGACACTGCGTCGGGCAATCTTTTGATCAGCCAACGAATAGATCGAGAGGAGCTCTGCGCGCAAGCCAGTGTCTGCATCATACAGTATCAGCTCTTACTTGAAGATCCCCTACAAGCATACAGCTTGGTGTTAGATATTGAAGACATAAACGACAACAGCCCAGTGTTTGCTGCAAGGGAGATAAATTTAGATTTAGTCGAATCCACAGTTCTCGGGAGGCGCTTTCCGTTGGAGAGCGCGCATGACCCCGATTTGGGCACGAATTCAGTCCGTGAATATAAACTGAGCCCAAATGATCATTTTGCGCTGGAAATGAGTACCCAAATAAACGGCAATGCTTATCCGGAACTGGTTCTTAAAAAGGCTCTGGATCGAGAGGCACAAGCTGAACATGTACTGAAAATCAATGGAATTGACGGGGGAAATCCAGTCAGATCAGGAACTGCCTCTATCCATATCCGTGTTTTGGACGCCAATGATAATGTCCCAGTTTTTAGCCAACGAGTTTACAAAGCCTCTGTGCCAGAGAACTCGGCCATAGGGACTGTCATAGCAACGCTGAATGCCACAGACTTAGATGAAGGGGTTTATGGAGAGATAACATACTCTTTCAGTCACCTGTCAGACAAGATGGGAGGAGTTGTTGAAATGAATCCTCTCAGCGGAGAAGTTCGGGTGGCAGGTGTCATTGACTATGAAGAGGCTAGTAAGCACGAGCTGGATGTGCAAGCTAAAGATGGCGGTGGTCAGGCCTCTCACTGTAAACTTATAATTGACGTTATTGACGTAAATGACAATAAACCCGTGATAGAAGTAAAGTCAGCTTCGGCTAACGTGGCCGAAGACTGTAGACCAGGAACTATGGTGGCACTGATTAATATTTATGACCTGGACACTGGAAATAGTGGGCGCGTCACGTGTACAATTTCAGACCATGTTCCATTTAAATTTGTATCAGAGGTCAAAAACTATTACATGTTAGTGACTGATGGAATACTAGACAGAGAACTTCAACCAGAGTATAACATCACAGTTACTGCCACCGATGGGGGCTCTCCCTCACTCTCCAGTGTCAAAGTTTTAACAATCGTGGTTAATGACATAAATGACAACCCCCCGACTTTTACGCAGAACGAGTTCAATGCCAACATCTTGGAAAACCAACCCGTTGGCACGTTTGTGATGAAAGTGAAAGCGGAGGACGTTGATGACGCATCTAATGCTAAACTACTGTACTATATATCGAAGGACACAAACTCAGAAGTGTCCTCTTTCCTTACCATCAACTCAGAAACAGGCGAGCTCTTCACATCACGACTCTTCGATTATGAACAGTCAGTTCACTTCCAAATCAAGGTGACAGCTCGAGACGGAGGGGATCCTCCACTCTCCACTACCTGCACTGTAAACGTTTTTATTAAGGACCAAAATGACAATGCACCTGTTATCTTATACCCTGTTCAAACCACCGGGTTCATTGCTGAGGATATGGTGCCACTTGAAGCGCCGAGAGGTTACTTGGTTACTAAGGTGGTAGCTGTGGACGCTGACTCTGGCCATAACGCTTGGCTTTCATACAGAATAATTAAAGCAACGCGACATGACCTGTTTATAGTCGGTCTGCATACAGGAGAAATTAGGACTGTGCGACCATTCATGGAGGACGATGAACCAAAACAAAGTGTTGTAGTTTTAGTGACGGATAACGGACCCGAATCTCTCTCTGCCACTGCCACAGTCAGCGTAGTAATTGGTGACGGGCTGCCAGTTTTACACGAACTCTTTGAGTTTGCGGATGAATCACAAGCAAGCGATAACTTAACACTCTATTTGATTGTCGCTCTGTTAACCgtttcctctcttttcatcCTTTTAATCAGCGGAGTGTTTTATTTCAAGCTCTGTCGGCGTGGTTATGTTTACCGTTCAACCACTGATAGTCTCCCGGTTTTCCCCACGACCTACTGCCCCTCCACTTTGACAGATTTTAGCCGTTGTGGGACCCTGCTGAAAGATGAGCGGTATGACTCCTTCTTGACCACTGGTTCTTGGAGGGGTGATTTTCGTTTCGGGACAaatacagacactgacacattGAAAAAAAGGAGTGCAGCCTATCAAAAAAACACTCTTAGGCGTACCAGTACAGACAGATCTAGTCTGAAGGTGAGGGCAGGTCCACCGCATCCTTGTTACGTAGTCACATGA
- the LOC121902231 gene encoding protocadherin gamma-A2-like, whose protein sequence is MDTLKSKGTSWGWRVSIFLFCVVAAVSGQIRYSIPEEMRKGLFVGDVAKDLGLDVKRLVSGRARLAIDDDNQYVALNQNKGHIVVNERIDREKLCAKKSPCSFSLEIVLEDPLELFSITIEIQDVNDHAPAFPKKEINLEISESTPTGTVFLLDSAADPDVGINSLQSYSLKANEHFVLKQHARADGSKFAEMILQSGLDREKQSEHTLILTAVDGGEPQRSGTVRIHVSVLDANDNAPVFTQSLYKVSVFENVLRGTVIAKVSAIDADQGYNGNVTYSFTHLEDSSCPFEINPYTGEVKLTGDIDYEVLPNYEINLQAKDPWGVMGASKLIIEIADVNDNSPVITMASYSGRISEDSTPGTVVALISVQDKDSGKNGQVQLNIDENLPFKIKSSLRNYYALVTEQSLDREKRSKYSITLTATDEGLPALSSIKTVVLDVTDINDNAPAFSQSVYSTQVMENNPPGVEMLQIHATDPDQGQNARISYLLIDGEVNGNPVSTYFSIDTESGVIHSLRSLDYEQVKEYKIRVKAQDGGSPPISSNATVIVHVQDQNDNPPQVLYPVQTGGSLVAEMVPRSADVGYLVTKVVAVDVDSGQNAWLSYKLQKATDRALFEVGLQNGEIRTIRQVTDKDAVKQRLTVIVEDNGQPSRSATVIVNVAVADSFPEVLSEFTDFTHDKEYNDNLTFYLVLALAVVSFLFITCLVVIISVKIYRWRQSRILYHSNLPVIPYYPPRYSDTLGTGTLQHVYNYEVCRTTDSRKSDIKYMPPMSQSLVSVDDAGTETLQNGEQSSAVSRMSTLVS, encoded by the coding sequence ATGGATACACTGAAGAGCAAAGGCACATCGTGGGGTTGGAGAgtctccatttttcttttctgcgtTGTTGCTGCGGTTAGCGGACAAATTCGTTATTCTATACCAGAGGAGATGAGGAAAGGGCTGTTTGTCGGAGACGTTGCAAAAGACCTTGGCTTGGATGTTAAAAGGTTGGTTTCTGGTCGGGCTCGACTCGCTATAGACGATGATAACCAGTATGTCGCACTGAACCAGAACAAAGGGCATATAGTTGTCAATGAAAGAATTGACAGAGAAAAATTATGCGCCAAGAAATCTCCGTGTAGCTTTAGTCTAGAAATTGTCCTGGAAGATCCACTCGAATTGTTTTCCATTACCATCGAAATACAAGATGTAAACGATCATGCTCCTGCTTTTCCCaaaaaggaaattaatttgGAAATAAGCGAATCGACGCCCACAGGGACTGTATTCTTGCTTGATAGCGCAGCTGATCCCGACGTAGGAATAAACTCACTGCAGAGTTATTCTTTAAAagcaaatgaacattttgttctcaAACAACATGCTCGGGCAGATGGGAGTAAATTCGCTGAAATGATACTTCAGAGTGGTTTGGACCGCGAGAAGCAAAGCGAGCACACGCTCATATTAACAGCTGTAGATGGTGGGGAACCTCAGAGGTCTGGAACAGTAAGGATACATGTATCTGTTCTGGATGCAAACGACAACGCACCCGTCTTTACACAGTCCTTATACAAAGTatctgtgtttgaaaatgttttgcgCGGCACAGTTATTGCTAAAGTGAGTGCCATAGATGCGGACCAAGGTTACAACGGTAACGTAACATATTCCTTCACGCACCTAGAGGACTCATCCTGCCCTTTTGAAATAAATCCTTACACTGGAGAGGTTAAACTCACCGGTGATATCGATTACGAGGTATTACCAAATTACGAAATAAACCTTCAAGCAAAAGATCCGTGGGGTGTAATGGGCGCCAGCAAATTAATAATCGAGATAGCAGATGTGAATGATAACAGTCCAGTTATCACAATGGCCTCTTATTCGGGTAGAATTTCAGAAGATTCTACTCCTGGCACAGTTGTGGCGTTGATTAGTGTCCAAGATAAAGATTCTGGTAAAAACGGACAGGTTCAGTTAAATATAGATGAAAATCTCCCGTTCAAAATCAAATCGTCTCTGAGAAACTATTACGCACTGGTCACGGAGCAAAGCCTCGACCGAGAAAAGCGTTCCAAGTACAGCATCACTCTCACTGCCACAGATGAAGGCTTGCCTGCCTTATCGAGCATAAAAACTGTCGTTTTAGACGTTACTGATATTAATGACAATGCACCAGCATTCAGCCAAAGTGTTTACAGCACTCAGGTAATGGAGAACAATCCTCCTGGAGTCGAAATGTTGCAGATCCACGCCACTGATCCAGATCAGGGTCAGAACGCGCGCATATCATATCTTCTTATTGACGGGGAGGTTAATGGAAATCCAGTCTCCACATATTTCTCCATTGATACCGAGAGTGGAGTCATTCACTCTTTGCGTTCACTTGACTATGAACAAGTCAAAGAGTACAAAATACGAGTTAAAGCGCAAGATGGAGGCTCGCCACCAATAAGTAGTAACGCTACAGTTATTGTTCATGTCCAGGACCAGAACGACAACCCCCCTCAGGTTCTGTACCCAGTCCAGACCGGTGGCTCTCTGGTGGCTGAAATGGTGCCTCGTTCAGCAGATGTGGGCTATCTGGTCACTAAGGTGGTGGCTGTTGATGTGGACTCTGGACAGAATGCCTGGCTCTCCTATAAACTGCagaaagccacagacagggcgTTGTTTGAAGTGGGCTTACAGAATGGAGAAATAAGAACTATCCGCCAGGTGACTGATAAAGATGctgtgaaacaaagactgactgtTATAGTGGAGGACAACGGGCAGCCCTCTCGTTCAGCTACAGTCATTGTTAACGTGGCGGTGGCGGACAGCTTCCCTGAAGTGCTGTCAGAGTTCACTGACTTTACACACGACAAGGAATACAATGACAACCTGACTTTTTACTTAGTGTTGGCTCTGGCAGTAgtttctttcctcttcatcaCGTGTTTAGTGGTTATTATATCAGTGAAAATCtacagatggagacagtctCGCATCCTGTATCACTCCAATCTTCCTGTGATTCCATATTATCCACCACGTTACTCAGACACTTTGGGGACAGGGACTCTCCAACACGTGTACAATTACGAGGTGTGCAGGACGACTGACTCCAGAAAGAGTGACATCAAGTATATGCCACCAATGAGTCAAAGTTTGGTTAGTGTTGATGACGCTGGAACTGAAACCCTGCAGAATGGAGAACAGTCATCAGCAGTATCTCGTATGTCTACTCTGGTAAGTTAA